A genomic segment from Polyangium mundeleinium encodes:
- a CDS encoding aldo/keto reductase produces the protein MTTTNSTKLGKTGPSVFPLALGCMSMAAGSPYGASDDAESIATIHAALDRGVSLLDTGDFYGMGKNEMLVGRAIKDRRDKVVLSVKYGGLRAPDGTFLGFDTRPMATKSFLAHSLSRLGVDYIDVYRPARLDPAVPIEDTIGAIADMVKAGHVRHIALSEVGAETIRRAAKVHPIVDLQIEYSLVSRGPEATIFPALAELGIAVTAYGVLSRGLLAGSKPAGAGDMRAHMPRFSGENARKNQALVDALVRLAQRRGVTPAQLAIAWVRAKGAAQGVTVIPTMGARTRKQLEDALAGLEIALAPSDIAELEAAVPAEEIAGTRYPAPLMATLDSEK, from the coding sequence CTCGCCCTCGGCTGCATGAGCATGGCCGCGGGCAGCCCGTACGGCGCGAGCGACGACGCGGAGAGCATCGCGACCATCCACGCGGCGCTCGATCGGGGCGTGAGCCTCCTCGACACCGGCGACTTCTACGGCATGGGCAAGAACGAGATGCTCGTCGGCCGGGCGATCAAGGACCGGCGCGACAAGGTCGTGCTCAGCGTGAAGTACGGCGGCCTGCGCGCGCCCGACGGCACCTTCCTCGGTTTCGATACCCGTCCGATGGCGACGAAGAGCTTCCTCGCCCACAGCCTGTCGCGCCTCGGCGTCGACTACATCGACGTCTACCGGCCCGCGCGCCTGGACCCGGCGGTCCCGATCGAGGACACGATCGGCGCCATCGCCGACATGGTGAAGGCAGGCCATGTCCGCCACATCGCCCTCTCCGAGGTGGGTGCGGAGACGATCCGCCGCGCCGCGAAGGTGCACCCGATCGTGGACCTCCAGATCGAGTACTCGCTCGTGAGCCGCGGCCCCGAGGCGACGATCTTCCCCGCGCTCGCCGAGCTCGGCATCGCGGTCACCGCGTACGGCGTGCTCTCGCGCGGCCTGCTGGCCGGGAGCAAGCCGGCCGGCGCGGGCGACATGCGGGCCCACATGCCGCGCTTCTCGGGCGAGAACGCCCGGAAGAACCAGGCTCTCGTCGACGCCCTCGTTCGCCTCGCCCAGAGGCGGGGCGTCACCCCCGCGCAGCTCGCGATCGCCTGGGTCCGCGCCAAGGGCGCCGCGCAGGGCGTCACGGTGATCCCGACGATGGGCGCGCGCACGCGGAAGCAGCTCGAGGATGCCCTCGCCGGCCTCGAGATCGCGCTGGCGCCCTCCGACATCGCCGAGCTCGAGGCCGCCGTCCCCGCGGAGGAGATCGCCGGCACCCGCTACCCCGCGCCCTTGATGGCGACGCTCGACAGCGAGAAGTAG